Part of the Micropterus dolomieu isolate WLL.071019.BEF.003 ecotype Adirondacks linkage group LG22, ASM2129224v1, whole genome shotgun sequence genome is shown below.
ATTAAACGTGATTTAAACCCCGACCGCAGTCTGGAGCTACCGTCCACCTAATTCTCTTCTGATGCGGCCTGTTCACATGAACGTGAAAATGTGTCATGACATAAACAATACCTGCACTGTAAAATCTGATCTTGTTTCATTAACTCAGAATAATTAGATCAGTTTGTCAGTTCCAAAGAAACCTACTATAAAGATTTTGTCAAATTAAGTTGCATTTTAGCTTATTATATATTTAGcatagattaaaacaaaaaaagggcttgaaatattttactttgtgtGTATTGAATCTAGAATAtttgaaagtttcactttttgaaataaattatggAAGAAAATTAACTTTTCCACGGTAttctaatttattaaaaatgccCCTGTATTTTTACATATGCCTACACTGTGATACTGTAAGGTCAGAGAAAGAGCGTGATTTATTAAGTCTATTTTAAAACGATACTCACTTGCTCATATACACACTGAAACAATTTTTAGTGGCTGTAATTGTATCTCCCCGTTTATACTGGCCAAGAAGAAATGTTATCATAATGTGATTCTAATGTAAGAGATCAACAAAATCCAGTCTTCTTCTGTGCAAGATAAGCTAAAGATAATGAGGCTTTAGTGGTCTGAGACAAATCAAATGTTTATCTTCTAAAGTCTTGTTTGTACAAAATTCCTCAGTTGTGTTTCTCTGGATGGTGTTTCTTTGCTGAAGCATCATATGAACTTCAGCTGAACTTGAACTGTTTACACAGAACAACAGCTGTACATTCCTTCTCTTCAGGGCCAGTGCAGATGGGATGAACATATGTAGTGATGAGTGGCTGTGCATATAAGCACCTTTAATATTGTAGCAGTAAAAAAATTATGTTAATGCAGGTCTGTGAGATGATCTGACCCCCTGCATGAAAGTCAGAAGTGCTACATCCTTATTTTGCTCCTCTCTACATAGAGAACAAACTGCTTCCTTAAAGTCACCCAAAGTCAGTCCTAATGGCCAAGATGAGGCTGGAGCTGTCTGAGTTAGACAAAATAATCTGTGTGTAGCAAGAAGGGACTACAAACGTTCTTTTCGTTACACcatcttgtgctgtataatgacaaataaaccaCACTGATCCATGATAAGTGGGGTATCTTCCAAAGTTAGACTCTTTAGTAGGCTACACATTTTCCTCTCGGTGTTGCTTTCTCTCAACCACAAATCAGAGAGGAGATACCATCCAAAGAAGGAATTTTATAccaaaaagactgacttgaGCTGACTAACACAGACGGATGATGCCATATAAACTTTTGAatgaggactgtggattttaaCCTCAGTCACTTACAATGGAGACATGTTAAAGAAAAGATCTGTTAATGGATCAGGAGGAGTGATTACATACTGAACTGGTCCTTTAATCCTGTATTTCAGTTCAGAAGCTGTAGCCTACAATGTTAGATCTAGGCCTACTATTGGTGTATTGGTGTTATTTTCTGtatcaacccccccccccaacacctGTCAGACCTGCTCGCACCTGTAAACTGACATCTAACTAATATAACTAACTAATATACACTCAGTCAGTCATTTCTAGTCTCAATGGCATCAACCCTGGAACCagaccccccctcccctctcaccTCCAAGTAGGGGATGATCCTGCACGAGAACTCCCCCAGCAGCCAGTTCTTGGTGAGCTCGTGGAACACCACGAGCGGCAGGCAGAAGAAGATGATAACGAAATCCCAGAGCGCGAGGTTGGCCAGCAGTGAGTTGGAGATGCTCCTCATGTAGTAGTTGTGGCACACGATGCACATGACCGACACGTTCCCGATGATCCCCACACTGAAGATGACAGCTGCGGTGATCATGACCGCGTACGCTCCGTACGACTCTCCGGTGACCGGGTAGAACGGGTTCTTCATTTGCTTCCGTCTGGTCCGCGTGTTCACCGGCACAAACGGCGTGGGGTCGGGATAGTCCGGCAGAGAGTACTCCTCCTCATAGTCAGTGGTGTTGAGTCCGAACGGGGGTCGGGCCTCTTGTTCCTGCGCCATGGCCACGGGTAGAGCTTCCAAAGCCTCCTGCAGCGGCTCGCTCCGATTCGTTCTGCTCAGTTTTGCGCTCCGTCTCTGCCGCCGGTTATGTCCGGTCCTCTCGAGGCTACAGGTGCGTCCATGCGGAGTTTGTTTAAGCACTTCTCCCGGCCTGCATCCACCACTCCGCGACTCATCAGCCTCGTTTACATCCGTGCGTAAAGCGTCGTCTCCGGGTATGAGGAGCGCTCCATTTTGCTTCTCGTGTTTACGCGCAGGTGGGGTTGTCTGCGTCCTCAGCAGCTCAGTAGATGACGGGTTTACAGTATCCAGCCACGAGGCCTGCGCACTCGCACCGCGCGCCCCCCAATTGTCCGCCCCGATGACTGTGCGCCATCTCCGGCCCAGCGCATTCCTTTCAGCGGCGGTGGATTCATAATGAGGACTGAAAGTCGTCTTTGTTTTCTGCCAGTGGACCTGACTCGCGACTGCTTCGCTGCAGAGCCACAAACACAGTAACCTCGAAAATGGAAGCAACATCTTGTGGTTCTAGCTAACCCGTAAGATCAAACTGATGCGTTTTCCAAAATGATCGATCCATCTCTGGTTTTTGATAATCACTCAAAACAAGAGAATATCGTAACTTGCCCCAAAAGAAATGAGTTTTCCTTCAACTTTGCGCGCAAACAATCTTTGGTCACGTAAAAGAGGGGCACCTCTCGGGGCTTGGTGCATCCCGGAGCGGCTGCAGTCCGGAGGCATCACCGAAGAGACCAAAAACCAGAGCGGAAAATATGTCCTCAACCTGGGCTGGAAAAAGTAAACTGCCCGTGCAGAACTTCCGAAGCTGAGGGTGGAGGTGGGGGTAGAGTGCTGAATATCAGCTGGGGCACGTCCACCTCAGCCCCATAAAGTTTTTACGCGCACAGCCGCTCCGGAGCGCGGAGAAATGCGGCCAGTGGAGACGCCAAGTTCAGTCTGAGAGACATGAGGATCCGAGAGTAGGAGGAGGAAGGCgcagaagagggaggaggaggaggagggagtcaTCTGTCATGACCCGATAATAAACTGTACAAATAAGACGATGAACTGTAATCTGTGGGAATAATCGTGTGAATTTCACTATCGCCATTATTTTTGATGTAACAAGCGTTTCTTGTACATTTCAAgaagtttttgttattttgatgaAGAGACACTGATGTCCGCGGCTCTGAGTTTCATAACGTTCTTATTCAAATGTGAATCTAAATAATTGTTTTCTACAGATAGAAGCTTTCTGCACTGTATTGTGCTTCTGTACTTCACACGGATTTGATCACGCACTAAAGGTAAAAAAGACATCAAGAAACTACAAACGGACTTATTAAATTATCTATAACccattaatgaattaatgttGTACAACAACTAATCAGAACAGACTACATGAATTTAGATATTTAATGGTATTAAGTACAGTAAACTAGGAATAGCCTActtaataaatacacacatttatatataatCTTGCAAGAATTCATTGTGTATTGTGATATTTAGTATCCCTGCAAGAGTTATTGTTGAATGTTATGTTTACACAGCAGAGATTTCCCAGGATTTTTCTGCAGTTTGGTAAATACGTCTTGTATTCAAAGGGAACTCACTGGATTCCGCGTCagaactgtttttttatttttttttacaggtctTTTGCGCCATCTAGTGCAAAGTGTGGGTATTACACAAGCACACTACCGTTGCACTAAAATTAACTGCAACATCTAAACAAAGACAATATTAGGTGATTTTGGCTCTTTATCTCCTGAAAAGCAGGACTTTTCAGCTAAAAAGTGCAAGTGTTTAAATCCCATTTTGGAGttggtcctgtgtgtgtgtgtgtctttgattCCACATATTTGGCATACCTGGTAGCCTAACTCAGCATACACCGCTCATGATCTGAACTTTTTGGACCACCTCGCTCTGGCTTGAGACTTCTCCAGAGAGGACAACATGAGTAACAGACAGAACTGAACTCCAGGCTGTTGAGACAGATGATAAGAAAAGGTCAGCTTCTCTACATCCTCCATCTGGACAAAAACAAGGCAGGAGGTTCCCTGTTTTGAAGGATGTGTATCTAGAAATAAGGATATACTAATAAGAATAGGATAGTGACTAATATACTTTTTTGTAGTAATAACTACTTGTACACTAGgctgtatatatataatgtttgaGTCTCTCTCATCATGCTGTCAGTTGGCCAGCAGATGGCACAGTAACAGCACAACAAGATCAACACTCGGCGCTGAAAAGTGCTCAGAATGTAaactttgttttacagtttttctcgattgctttaacactataaccaggcttttaaactaaaatttcaaaaccataaagCCATTtctcaaaaagcacacccatttccctaaactaTAAAACACTTACCTGTTTTGACACATAATTCAGAGTAGTTAAACTGTCACTGCGAAGCCTAACACAAATCcctttctcattgcctacaacATGTGCTCATTTATCAATATATCaatcaatattgttcactcaagtcagcaaagcttgagctcaattagcacaaaACTACCCAGGTAGAAGCACAAAGAGTCATAATTGATTACACACCAATCAGAaacttcaatagatagataaaagggccagagtcagttcattcggATTTGGAATAATGGATCGAGAGAGACATGAGGGAAAAGGTCCCGGAcaccgaggaggaggaggaggaagagtagGAGAAAGAGCTGAGCCATTTTGCTTCTTATCTCCACACAAAAAGCGTAACGGACCCAAAATCTGTAATGTTGGTGAAATACTGGAGGTATCGGAAAGCATTCACTGGCTCTTTGCTTCCATAAACAGCTCCAGCTGCTAAAATCAACAACCtcattaaaagtaatttcttttattttgaacgAGTCATTAAAAGGTGGATCTGTTAGCTGCACAAGAAACAAtagaaattttaaaaacacattcacatatgAAATTCATACATTTTGGAACAACACTGtatgtacatttagttttatacaataaatatgaataaaaatcaaaaagtacgtaaaatacaacaactttttttctccctgcagGACATTTGACCTCCAGGTGGTTCAGGCGGGGTCGGGGTCAGACCGTGTGGAGGGGTGTTTGGTGATGATGGTGTCGCAGATCTGATAGCAGGTTTGGTCCCTTCTCCCGTTGTCCTCTGCTCG
Proteins encoded:
- the LOC123961191 gene encoding prosaposin receptor GPR37-like — protein: MLLPFSRLLCLWLCSEAVASQVHWQKTKTTFSPHYESTAAERNALGRRWRTVIGADNWGARGASAQASWLDTVNPSSTELLRTQTTPPARKHEKQNGALLIPGDDALRTDVNEADESRSGGCRPGEVLKQTPHGRTCSLERTGHNRRQRRSAKLSRTNRSEPLQEALEALPVAMAQEQEARPPFGLNTTDYEEEYSLPDYPDPTPFVPVNTRTRRKQMKNPFYPVTGESYGAYAVMITAAVIFSVGIIGNVSVMCIVCHNYYMRSISNSLLANLALWDFVIIFFCLPLVVFHELTKNWLLGEFSCRIIPYLEVASLGVTTFTLCALCIDRFRAATNVQMYYEMIENWASTTAKLAVIWVGALLLALPELLIRQLVTEDGDPPDVTPCERCVVRISTDLPDTLYVLGLTYDGARLWWYFGCYFCLPTLFTIFSSLVTARKIRHAERACVRGSKKQIQLESQMNCAVVALAILYGFCIIPENICNIISVYMAASMPKRTLDILHLVSQLLLFCKSAVTPVLLFCLCQPFTKAFLDCCCCCCEECGPPRSPVTATSDVDNDCTTDLELSPFSTIHREASTSATYTAVGTHC